In Methanocaldococcus lauensis, a single genomic region encodes these proteins:
- a CDS encoding helix-turn-helix domain-containing protein, which produces MYKKLEIIERAILLNPQYIQTFREKLKITQSKLAKESGISQSHLSMLEKGKRQSTKLIATAITLGLLKCFSSKNIENPIIELLDTLSLLKFEDTFIEFVSEIINKGEKRYLRIIDNYPVLIISRETLLNEMRNRLKVMSIESIGLSRGKIKVFGYHIDNKNVEIILDCSDIRRLEKKFMEKTGKKVIIQVFPKDEVPPIYSTNKDCIIIHYW; this is translated from the coding sequence ATGTATAAAAAATTAGAAATCATTGAAAGAGCTATATTGTTAAATCCTCAATATATTCAAACATTCAGGGAAAAATTAAAAATTACTCAATCAAAATTGGCAAAAGAAAGTGGTATTAGTCAATCTCATCTTAGTATGTTGGAAAAAGGAAAAAGACAATCTACTAAACTTATAGCAACTGCAATAACTCTTGGCTTATTAAAATGTTTTTCCTCAAAAAATATTGAAAATCCAATAATTGAACTTTTAGACACTCTATCCCTATTAAAATTTGAAGATACATTTATTGAATTTGTCTCCGAGATAATAAATAAAGGTGAAAAAAGATATTTGAGAATTATAGATAATTATCCAGTATTGATTATAAGTAGAGAAACCCTATTAAATGAAATGAGAAATAGATTAAAAGTTATGAGCATAGAAAGTATTGGATTATCAAGAGGAAAAATAAAAGTTTTTGGCTATCATATAGACAATAAAAATGTTGAAATTATTTTGGACTGTTCAGACATTAGAAGATTAGAAAAAAAATTTATGGAAAAAACTGGAAAAAAAGTAATTATTCAAGTGTTTCCAAAAGATGAAGTTCCTCCAATCTACTCAACTAATAAAGATTGTATAATAATCCACTACTGGTGA
- a CDS encoding ZPR1 zinc finger domain-containing protein → MENVQNVQRLDCPVCGSKGSFVITTHQIDIPYFGPVLETTMICEKCNFRRSDVFPLEVREPKRYKLKIKSEKDLNKRVVRSSSAYIQIPELGVEIKPGPLAEGFVSNVEGVLNRVDNILQTLIRWAETEEQKKKAEEIRERIKKLKEGKDEATLILIDPLGHSAIIGEGVEEEILSEEEVEKLKEGIVIMDLDKEKEKK, encoded by the coding sequence ATGGAGAATGTTCAAAATGTTCAGAGATTGGACTGTCCAGTATGTGGGAGTAAGGGAAGTTTTGTAATTACAACTCATCAAATAGACATTCCATACTTTGGTCCTGTATTGGAGACAACAATGATATGTGAAAAATGCAATTTTAGAAGGAGCGATGTGTTTCCATTAGAAGTTAGGGAGCCAAAAAGATATAAATTAAAAATTAAAAGTGAAAAAGATTTAAATAAAAGAGTTGTTAGAAGTTCCTCTGCCTATATACAAATTCCTGAATTAGGAGTTGAAATAAAACCTGGCCCATTGGCTGAGGGATTTGTTAGTAATGTAGAGGGAGTTTTAAATAGAGTTGATAATATCTTACAAACTTTAATTAGATGGGCGGAAACAGAAGAGCAAAAAAAGAAAGCAGAGGAAATTAGAGAGAGAATAAAAAAATTAAAAGAAGGAAAAGATGAGGCAACTTTAATACTAATTGACCCATTAGGTCATAGTGCAATTATTGGAGAAGGCGTTGAGGAGGAGATATTGAGTGAAGAGGAAGTTGAAAAATTAAAAGAAGGAATTGTAATTATGGATTTAGATAAAGAAAAAGAGAAAAAATAA
- a CDS encoding universal stress protein → MYKKIVVPTDGSDVSIEAAKHAIVIAKKFDAEIYAIYVVDVSPFVGIPAEGTWELISEVLREEGEEALKKIKKMAEDNDVEVHTEMIEGVPAKEIVEYAEKKEADLIVMGTTGKTGLERILLGSVAERVIKNAHCPVLVVKKPKK, encoded by the coding sequence TTGTATAAAAAAATAGTTGTTCCTACAGATGGGTCAGATGTTTCAATTGAAGCAGCAAAGCACGCAATTGTAATAGCTAAAAAATTTGATGCTGAAATTTATGCAATATATGTAGTTGATGTCTCTCCATTTGTCGGAATTCCTGCTGAAGGTACTTGGGAGTTAATAAGTGAAGTGTTAAGAGAAGAAGGGGAAGAGGCATTAAAAAAGATTAAAAAAATGGCAGAAGATAACGATGTAGAGGTTCATACTGAAATGATAGAGGGAGTTCCTGCAAAGGAAATTGTTGAATATGCTGAAAAAAAAGAGGCAGATTTAATCGTTATGGGAACGACTGGAAAGACTGGATTAGAAAGAATATTATTGGGTAGTGTTGCTGAAAGAGTTATTAAAAATGCTCATTGTCCTGTTTTAGTAGTTAAAAAGCCAAAAAAATAA
- a CDS encoding NAD(P)/FAD-dependent oxidoreductase — protein sequence MRELNDTYDVVVVGAGPGGCMASYASAKNGAKTLLIEKSQEIGEPVRCAEAIPSIEEFGIKPKPEFVRNIIKGGILFSPSGKKVIVTQDKAQGYVVERKIFDKYLAIRAAKAGSKVSVKTTAIGLEKDGDYWNVIVEFLGEEYCIKTKIVIAADGVESNIAEYAGLKAKKKPLEVCSCAEYEMANVKLLDKNMMEFYFGNEISPGGYVWIFPKGDTANVGLGVRDRKKKAIDYLEDFIENGMAKDRLKEATPIEFKVGGAPVSGPIEKTYTDGVLVVGDAAGQISPLTGGGIYLAMDCGLIAGEVASKAIKMNDWSEKILKEYEDRWKEKHYEYLMNHLKYRKILEKMSDDELDALAEALGESLDGIDLKKFVKRIITKKPSLLKYFKDLL from the coding sequence ATGAGAGAATTAAACGATACTTATGATGTTGTTGTAGTTGGAGCAGGACCTGGAGGATGTATGGCAAGTTATGCTTCGGCAAAGAATGGGGCTAAAACTTTGTTAATAGAGAAATCTCAAGAAATTGGAGAACCAGTAAGATGTGCTGAGGCAATTCCATCAATAGAAGAATTTGGTATAAAGCCAAAACCAGAATTTGTAAGAAATATTATTAAAGGAGGTATTTTATTTTCTCCTTCAGGAAAAAAGGTTATAGTTACTCAAGATAAAGCACAAGGATATGTCGTAGAAAGGAAAATTTTTGACAAGTATTTGGCTATAAGAGCGGCTAAAGCAGGTTCAAAAGTATCTGTTAAAACAACAGCAATAGGATTAGAAAAAGATGGGGATTATTGGAATGTTATAGTTGAATTTTTGGGAGAGGAATACTGTATAAAAACTAAAATTGTTATAGCGGCGGATGGTGTAGAGAGCAATATAGCAGAGTATGCTGGACTGAAAGCAAAAAAGAAACCTTTGGAAGTTTGTTCTTGTGCAGAATATGAAATGGCTAATGTTAAATTATTAGACAAAAATATGATGGAATTTTATTTTGGAAATGAAATATCCCCAGGAGGTTATGTTTGGATATTCCCAAAAGGAGATACTGCCAATGTTGGTTTAGGTGTGAGAGATAGAAAAAAGAAGGCAATAGATTACTTAGAAGATTTTATAGAAAATGGTATGGCAAAGGATAGATTAAAAGAAGCAACACCTATAGAATTTAAGGTAGGAGGAGCGCCAGTTTCAGGACCTATAGAAAAAACATACACTGACGGAGTTTTAGTTGTTGGTGATGCTGCTGGGCAAATAAGTCCTCTAACTGGAGGGGGGATTTATTTAGCTATGGATTGTGGATTAATAGCTGGAGAAGTTGCAAGTAAGGCAATAAAAATGAATGATTGGAGCGAGAAAATTTTAAAGGAATATGAGGATAGATGGAAAGAGAAACATTACGAGTATTTAATGAACCACTTAAAATATAGAAAAATTTTAGAAAAAATGAGTGATGATGAATTAGATGCTTTAGCAGAAGCTTTAGGAGAGAGTTTAGATGGTATAGATTTGAAAAAATTTGTTAAAAGAATAATAACTAAAAAACCTTCCCTTTTAAAATACTTTAAGGATTTGTTATAA
- a CDS encoding 4Fe-4S binding protein, which translates to MVKINYKKCGYCGACVGVCEQLAINLIEHIIEIDIEKCNNCNMCVIVCPLNALEGE; encoded by the coding sequence ATGGTAAAGATAAACTACAAAAAATGTGGCTACTGTGGAGCGTGTGTAGGAGTTTGCGAACAACTGGCTATTAATTTAATAGAGCATATTATAGAGATTGATATAGAGAAGTGTAATAACTGTAATATGTGTGTAATCGTATGTCCATTAAATGCATTAGAGGGAGAATAA
- a CDS encoding histone deacetylase family protein, with protein MPKILFNPEVLKHKPKFYHVENPERVKIILENLKSKGYNDIILMTEKSTIDEILKIHDKEYVETIINLSNLNFTYYDTDTYICKDTLDAALSAFKMSKDAVKLSLKNKDLYFVLTRPPGHHAGISGRALGAPSNGFCIFNNICGSAYLLKKFMKKVIIIDFDVHHGNGTQEIFWNDEDIIHIDFHQKGIYPGTGDIFDLGGDNARGTKINLPFKSHSTDSDYIYAWIEIVDPILKYFKPKIVLVSSGFDAYMNDGLASIDLTETFYKFAGYKLSKYSVVSVLEGGYGIGLKYGPVSFLEGYEKLNIEEDKYIFPSEDTKLMVNTVKNVISEYLDIF; from the coding sequence ATGCCAAAAATATTATTTAATCCAGAAGTTTTAAAGCATAAACCTAAATTTTATCATGTAGAGAATCCAGAAAGAGTTAAAATAATCTTAGAAAATTTGAAATCAAAAGGATACAACGATATAATTTTGATGACTGAAAAATCCACTATTGATGAGATTTTAAAAATTCACGATAAAGAGTATGTTGAAACTATAATTAATCTAAGTAATTTAAATTTTACATACTATGATACTGACACCTATATATGTAAAGACACATTAGACGCGGCATTATCAGCATTTAAAATGTCCAAAGATGCTGTAAAGTTATCTTTAAAAAATAAAGATTTATATTTTGTTTTAACAAGACCTCCTGGACATCATGCTGGAATCTCTGGGAGGGCTTTAGGAGCTCCATCAAATGGATTCTGTATTTTTAACAATATTTGTGGTTCTGCATATTTATTAAAAAAATTTATGAAAAAAGTTATAATAATTGACTTTGATGTTCATCATGGAAATGGCACACAAGAAATTTTTTGGAATGATGAAGATATTATTCATATAGACTTTCATCAAAAAGGAATATATCCTGGAACTGGAGACATATTTGATTTAGGAGGAGATAATGCAAGAGGGACTAAAATAAATCTTCCATTTAAATCACATTCTACTGATTCTGATTATATATATGCATGGATTGAGATTGTAGATCCTATATTAAAATACTTTAAGCCAAAAATTGTTTTAGTTTCTTCTGGTTTTGATGCCTATATGAATGATGGCTTAGCATCTATTGATTTAACTGAAACATTTTATAAGTTTGCTGGCTATAAATTAAGTAAATATAGCGTTGTAAGTGTTTTAGAAGGGGGTTATGGGATTGGCTTAAAATATGGTCCAGTATCTTTTTTAGAAGGATATGAGAAATTAAATATAGAAGAAGACAAATATATATTTCCTTCCGAAGATACTAAACTAATGGTTAATACAGTCAAAAATGTTATTAGTGAATATTTGGATATTTTTTAA
- a CDS encoding 2-oxoacid:ferredoxin oxidoreductase subunit gamma, with amino-acid sequence MRKEIRLSGFGGQGIILAGVILGRAASLYDNKEAVQTQSYGPEARGGASKSEVVISDEPIDYPKVIKPDILVCMSQQAYDKYKDDIKEGGILLVDEDLVSTSEKPEVDVKIYKVPFTRIASEEIKLPIVANIVMLGALTKLTKIVSKESMEKAILDSVPKGTEEKNLMAFNIGYEKLI; translated from the coding sequence ATGAGAAAAGAGATAAGACTGTCTGGATTTGGTGGTCAAGGGATAATTTTAGCAGGAGTTATCTTAGGTAGAGCCGCATCTTTATACGATAATAAGGAGGCAGTTCAAACTCAATCTTATGGACCAGAAGCAAGAGGAGGAGCAAGTAAATCTGAGGTAGTTATAAGTGATGAGCCTATAGATTATCCAAAAGTTATAAAGCCAGACATTTTAGTATGTATGTCACAACAGGCATATGATAAATATAAAGACGACATTAAAGAAGGAGGAATTTTATTAGTTGATGAGGATTTAGTTTCTACATCTGAAAAACCAGAAGTTGATGTAAAAATTTATAAAGTTCCATTTACGAGAATTGCCTCAGAGGAGATAAAACTTCCAATAGTTGCGAATATCGTTATGTTGGGAGCATTAACTAAATTAACAAAAATTGTCTCAAAGGAGAGTATGGAAAAAGCGATTTTAGATAGTGTTCCAAAAGGAACTGAAGAAAAAAACCTTATGGCATTCAATATTGGCTATGAAAAATTGATTTAG
- a CDS encoding 2-oxoacid:ferredoxin oxidoreductase subunit beta, with amino-acid sequence MHPSLKYMRRDRLPHIFCSGCGNGIVINCFLKAIEELNIKPEDYIAISGIGCSSRIPGYLYCDSLHTTHGRPIAFATGVKIARPDKYVVVFTGDGDLAAIGGNHFIHGCRRNIDLTVICINNNIYGMTGGQVSPTTPYGKKATTAPYGFIENSMDLCKLAMSAGATYVARWTTAHPIQLVRAIKKGIQKKGFSFIEVVSQCPTYYGRFNISRRPADMIKFFKENSIHINRAKNLSEEELNGKIIVGEFLDIEKPEFVEELNKLIERLKEKNKE; translated from the coding sequence TTGCATCCTTCTTTAAAGTATATGAGAAGGGACAGATTGCCACATATTTTCTGTTCTGGTTGTGGTAATGGAATAGTTATAAACTGTTTTTTAAAGGCTATTGAAGAATTAAACATTAAGCCTGAAGACTACATAGCTATCTCTGGAATAGGTTGTTCATCAAGAATTCCAGGCTATCTGTATTGTGATTCTTTACACACAACCCATGGAAGACCTATAGCATTTGCAACCGGTGTAAAAATTGCAAGGCCAGATAAATATGTTGTTGTATTTACAGGAGATGGAGATTTAGCAGCTATTGGAGGGAATCACTTTATTCATGGATGTAGGAGAAATATAGATTTAACAGTTATCTGTATAAATAACAACATATATGGAATGACTGGAGGGCAGGTTTCTCCAACAACTCCTTATGGAAAAAAAGCTACTACAGCCCCTTATGGCTTTATAGAGAATAGTATGGATTTATGTAAATTGGCTATGTCTGCTGGAGCCACTTATGTGGCAAGATGGACAACGGCTCATCCAATTCAACTTGTTAGAGCAATTAAAAAGGGTATTCAGAAAAAAGGATTTTCTTTTATTGAAGTAGTTTCTCAATGTCCAACATACTACGGTAGATTTAATATTTCAAGAAGACCAGCAGATATGATTAAATTTTTTAAAGAAAATTCCATTCATATAAACAGAGCTAAAAACCTAAGTGAAGAAGAACTAAATGGAAAAATAATAGTTGGAGAGTTTTTAGACATTGAAAAACCAGAATTTGTTGAAGAATTAAATAAATTAATAGAAAGACTAAAAGAAAAAAATAAAGAATAA
- a CDS encoding type II toxin-antitoxin system VapC family toxin, producing MSRVFVDSSVIIESLKGNNEAISLLHNIENYELAINPIVFSEVVYIYIKYGKGDLNKVFDFLNSFIMLDLTEEVVKIAEKYITKFKLLPNDSLILATCKFYGFSLASLDSDFKKCCEFEGINLIGVK from the coding sequence ATGAGCAGAGTTTTTGTAGATAGTTCTGTAATAATTGAGAGTCTTAAAGGAAATAATGAAGCTATAAGTTTGTTACATAATATAGAAAATTATGAACTTGCAATAAACCCAATAGTTTTTAGTGAGGTAGTGTATATTTATATAAAATATGGAAAAGGTGACTTAAATAAGGTTTTTGATTTTTTAAACTCTTTTATTATGCTTGATTTAACTGAAGAAGTAGTTAAGATTGCAGAAAAGTATATTACTAAGTTTAAGCTCCTGCCTAATGATTCTTTAATTTTAGCTACTTGTAAATTTTATGGTTTTTCATTAGCATCTCTTGATAGCGATTTTAAGAAGTGTTGTGAATTTGAAGGAATTAATCTTATAGGAGTTAAATAA
- the lysS gene encoding lysine--tRNA ligase produces the protein MHWADVIAKKLIEEKKVDKYVVATGITPSGHIHIGNARETLTADAIYKSLKNMDVKAELIFIADTYDPLRKLYPFLPKEFEQYIGMPLSEIPCPEGCCESYAEHFLKPYLESLDNLGIEITTYRADKLYKEGLYDEKIKIALENREKIMEILNKFRSTPLPEDWYPINVVCENCGKLKTKVLKYYSEKEEVYYKCEICGVEGVVKPYKGRAKLPWRVDWPARWSIFNVTIEPMGKDHAAAGGSYDTGVLIAREVYNYEPPKKVVYEWIQLKVGNKAIPMSSSKGVVFAVKDWTYIAHPEILRYLIMRSKPTKHIDFDLKKIPDLVDEYDRLEEFYFNNKDKDDLNEDDLEKIRIYELSTPKIPETKPFVVPYRFCSIIAQLTYNEEKNDVDMERVFEILKRNNYNVENIDEFSLKKLKDRLLMARNWALKYGEKLIIIDENEAKEIYEKLKDKQKEWIKYFAEKLKTAEFDALSLHELIYQTAKDIGLNPRDAFQASYMILLGKKYGPKLGSFLATLGRDFVLRRYSLFD, from the coding sequence ATGCATTGGGCTGATGTAATAGCTAAAAAATTAATTGAAGAGAAAAAAGTAGATAAGTATGTAGTGGCTACTGGAATAACTCCTTCGGGACATATTCATATAGGAAATGCAAGAGAAACACTGACAGCAGATGCAATTTATAAAAGTTTAAAAAATATGGATGTTAAAGCAGAATTAATATTTATAGCAGACACTTACGACCCTTTGAGAAAGTTGTATCCATTTTTACCAAAAGAGTTTGAACAATACATTGGAATGCCTCTAAGTGAAATCCCTTGTCCAGAAGGTTGCTGTGAAAGTTATGCTGAACACTTTTTAAAACCATACTTAGAGAGTTTAGATAACTTAGGAATTGAAATAACAACTTATAGGGCAGACAAACTTTATAAAGAAGGACTTTACGATGAGAAAATAAAAATTGCCTTAGAGAATAGAGAAAAAATAATGGAAATTTTAAATAAATTTAGATCTACTCCATTACCAGAAGATTGGTATCCTATTAATGTGGTTTGTGAAAATTGTGGAAAATTAAAGACAAAGGTTTTAAAATATTATAGTGAGAAAGAAGAAGTATATTATAAATGTGAGATTTGTGGAGTTGAGGGAGTTGTAAAACCTTACAAAGGTAGAGCAAAACTTCCATGGAGAGTAGATTGGCCAGCGAGATGGAGCATATTCAATGTAACAATCGAGCCAATGGGTAAAGACCACGCCGCCGCTGGAGGTAGTTATGATACAGGAGTTTTAATAGCAAGAGAAGTTTATAATTATGAACCTCCTAAAAAGGTTGTTTATGAATGGATTCAGTTAAAGGTTGGAAATAAAGCAATTCCAATGAGTTCCTCAAAAGGTGTAGTGTTTGCTGTAAAGGATTGGACTTACATAGCTCACCCAGAGATTTTAAGATATTTAATTATGAGAAGTAAGCCAACAAAACACATTGACTTTGATTTAAAGAAAATTCCTGACTTAGTTGATGAATATGATAGATTGGAAGAGTTTTACTTCAACAACAAAGATAAAGATGACTTAAATGAGGATGACTTAGAAAAAATAAGAATTTATGAATTATCAACTCCAAAAATCCCTGAAACTAAGCCTTTTGTAGTCCCATACAGATTTTGCTCAATTATTGCTCAACTAACATACAATGAAGAAAAAAATGATGTAGATATGGAGAGAGTATTTGAAATTTTGAAAAGGAATAATTACAATGTGGAAAATATTGATGAATTTAGCTTAAAAAAGTTAAAGGATAGATTACTAATGGCAAGAAACTGGGCTTTGAAGTATGGAGAAAAGTTGATTATAATTGATGAGAATGAAGCAAAAGAAATATATGAAAAATTGAAGGATAAACAAAAAGAATGGATTAAATACTTTGCTGAAAAATTAAAGACTGCTGAATTTGACGCTTTATCTTTGCATGAATTGATATACCAAACTGCAAAAGATATTGGTTTAAATCCAAGAGATGCTTTCCAAGCGTCATATATGATTTTATTGGGCAAAAAGTATGGTCCAAAGTTGGGTTCTTTCTTAGCTACCTTAGGAAGGGATTTTGTATTAAGAAGATATTCCTTATTTGATTAA
- a CDS encoding segregation and condensation protein A codes for MVDSNFDISLWVKMIKEGIEKKNLNPWDVNISEIADYYITKIKELKKFDIRLSADVILVGGILLRLKSESLYNECSIEEDEDFYDNEDDYEDFYIDDNEIKENNKKSVNKENNKDKKSKKTITVDELIKTIEKELKKVKKSKRKKEKDIKEVEEIVEKLLEEEDISDIIEKLLEDLMKEKIIIYQEKFKTKDERVKYLLPSLYLANDGKVELIQEKLFEKLIIKFIQES; via the coding sequence ATGGTTGATTCTAATTTTGACATATCTCTATGGGTTAAAATGATTAAGGAAGGAATTGAGAAAAAAAACTTAAATCCTTGGGATGTGAATATTTCTGAAATTGCAGATTACTATATAACTAAAATTAAAGAACTTAAAAAATTTGATATTAGATTATCGGCTGATGTAATTTTAGTAGGAGGAATACTTTTAAGGTTAAAGTCTGAATCTTTATATAATGAATGTAGTATTGAGGAAGATGAAGATTTTTATGATAATGAAGATGATTATGAAGATTTTTATATTGACGATAACGAGATTAAAGAAAACAATAAGAAAAGTGTAAATAAAGAAAACAATAAAGATAAAAAAAGTAAAAAAACCATAACTGTAGATGAATTAATTAAAACTATTGAAAAAGAACTTAAAAAAGTAAAAAAGTCTAAAAGAAAAAAGGAAAAAGATATAAAAGAAGTAGAAGAAATCGTAGAGAAATTATTAGAAGAGGAAGACATTTCTGATATAATAGAAAAACTTTTAGAAGATTTAATGAAAGAAAAAATAATTATATATCAGGAAAAGTTTAAAACAAAGGATGAGAGAGTTAAATATCTTTTGCCTTCTTTATACTTGGCTAATGATGGTAAGGTTGAGTTAATTCAGGAAAAATTATTTGAAAAATTAATAATAAAATTTATTCAGGAATCTTAG
- a CDS encoding UbiD family decarboxylase produces MIREIIDKLNPIVIEKANKIFEVSRILKEYDGKPVYIKDVDGFEVVGNICSRETLAKIFNVKKEDFIFFMLDAMEKEKDGKLIKNNKLRESYIEEEPEYIKKMPIPTYYEKDAGPYITSGVVVVNDEDYGYNLSIHRILVKDNHLVIRMVEQRHLHFLYKKALKEKGYLDVAIIIGVHPAVLLAGSTSADITFDELKFSASLLGGALEVFELDNGLLVPEAEFIIEGVIVDRLDDEGPFVDITGTYDIVRKQPIIEIKKLYSKEKPIFHALLPGGIEHKTLMGMPQEPRIFKGVRNTVPTVKNVVLTEGGCCWLHAVVQIEKRTEGDGKNAILAAFASHPSLKHVVVVDEDINIFDINDVEYAIATRVQGDKDIIIIPGVKGSSLDPSSDLKNRLTTKVGIDATMSLIKGKEHFERAKIPE; encoded by the coding sequence ATGATTAGAGAAATCATTGATAAATTAAATCCAATTGTAATAGAAAAGGCAAATAAAATTTTTGAAGTTTCAAGAATCTTAAAGGAGTATGATGGAAAGCCAGTTTATATAAAAGATGTGGATGGATTTGAAGTAGTTGGTAATATTTGTAGTAGAGAAACATTAGCAAAGATTTTCAATGTGAAAAAAGAAGACTTTATATTTTTTATGCTCGATGCAATGGAAAAAGAAAAAGATGGAAAATTAATTAAAAATAATAAATTAAGAGAGAGTTATATTGAAGAAGAGCCAGAATATATTAAAAAAATGCCAATTCCTACATACTATGAAAAAGATGCTGGTCCATATATAACGAGTGGTGTTGTTGTTGTAAATGATGAAGATTATGGCTATAATCTATCAATTCATAGAATTTTAGTTAAAGACAATCATTTAGTTATAAGAATGGTAGAACAAAGACATTTACATTTTTTATATAAAAAGGCATTGAAAGAAAAAGGTTATTTAGATGTGGCAATAATTATTGGAGTCCATCCAGCAGTTTTATTAGCTGGCTCTACATCAGCAGATATAACATTTGACGAACTTAAATTTTCAGCATCATTGTTAGGGGGAGCGTTAGAGGTTTTTGAGTTAGATAACGGTTTGTTAGTTCCTGAAGCAGAATTTATTATTGAGGGAGTTATCGTTGATAGGTTAGATGATGAAGGACCATTTGTGGATATAACTGGAACTTACGATATTGTTAGAAAACAACCAATTATTGAAATAAAAAAATTGTATAGTAAAGAAAAACCTATATTCCACGCATTATTACCTGGGGGAATAGAGCATAAGACATTAATGGGAATGCCTCAAGAACCAAGAATATTTAAGGGGGTTAGAAATACTGTTCCAACTGTAAAGAATGTTGTATTAACTGAAGGAGGTTGTTGCTGGCTCCATGCAGTAGTACAGATAGAAAAAAGAACAGAAGGAGATGGAAAAAATGCTATATTGGCGGCTTTTGCATCACATCCAAGTTTAAAACATGTGGTAGTTGTTGATGAAGATATAAATATATTTGATATAAATGATGTTGAGTATGCTATTGCCACAAGAGTTCAAGGTGATAAAGATATTATTATAATTCCTGGAGTAAAGGGCTCATCATTAGACCCCTCAAGTGACTTAAAAAATAGATTAACCACAAAGGTGGGAATTGATGCAACAATGAGTTTAATTAAAGGAAAGGAGCATTTTGAAAGGGCTAAGATTCCTGAATAA
- a CDS encoding selenocysteine-specific translation elongation factor: MEGLTVGLFGHFEGVGKELGKKGTSTDITFYNYKQGEKVVCYVEPTRYSDRINPLIYTINMMDYPLVFIDEITGELGETLLALDMFEIDKGFFVLGDYVDVDMLKNIISQTSMKNFEILEKNFIDIREKIVNLNVERDYDGNVKIPIDHYFTVRSVGTVILGKVESGTVKVHDNLNIYPINKTVMVRSIQIHDNDFKEAKAGNRVGLALKGITTEELDRGYILSDKDLKVTDEIDIRINWNPFRQKDVKEGENYQIIVGLQSVPCSVEEVSKNNVKLKLQKNIAYDVGDKVCLIDGSAKVRIVGVGTLE; the protein is encoded by the coding sequence ATGGAAGGTTTGACAGTAGGATTGTTTGGACACTTTGAAGGCGTTGGAAAAGAGTTGGGAAAAAAAGGAACATCAACAGATATAACTTTTTATAATTACAAACAGGGAGAAAAAGTAGTATGTTATGTAGAACCTACGAGATATTCAGATAGAATAAATCCCTTAATATATACAATAAATATGATGGACTACCCATTAGTTTTTATTGATGAAATTACTGGTGAGTTAGGAGAGACTCTCTTAGCCTTAGATATGTTTGAAATAGACAAAGGATTTTTTGTTTTAGGGGATTATGTCGATGTTGATATGCTAAAAAATATAATATCACAAACTTCAATGAAAAATTTTGAAATATTAGAGAAGAATTTTATAGACATTAGAGAGAAAATAGTTAATTTAAATGTAGAAAGAGATTATGATGGAAATGTAAAAATTCCTATAGACCACTACTTTACAGTTAGAAGTGTTGGAACTGTGATATTAGGTAAAGTAGAATCTGGAACAGTGAAAGTTCATGATAATTTAAATATATATCCAATCAACAAAACTGTTATGGTTAGAAGCATTCAAATTCACGACAATGATTTTAAAGAGGCAAAGGCAGGGAATAGAGTAGGTTTAGCGTTAAAAGGAATAACTACTGAGGAATTAGATAGAGGTTATATATTGTCTGATAAAGATCTAAAAGTAACTGATGAGATTGATATAAGAATAAATTGGAATCCTTTTAGACAGAAAGATGTAAAAGAAGGAGAGAATTATCAAATAATTGTAGGACTACAAAGTGTTCCTTGCTCTGTTGAAGAAGTTAGTAAAAATAATGTTAAATTAAAACTACAAAAAAATATTGCCTACGATGTTGGAGATAAAGTATGTTTAATAGATGGAAGTGCAAAAGTTAGAATAGTTGGAGTGGGAACCTTAGAATAA